The nucleotide sequence ATTTCGAGCCGCAGCGCGGCGGCGAGGACGAGGTCGGGGAACGGACGGCCGCGCACCCTCTCGCCCGGCGCCAGCACGGCGTCGGCGAGGCCGTGCCAGCCCAGGGCGTCCAGGATCGCGTTCTGCGTGGCGGGCGCGAAGCCGGTGGTGAGCGCGACCTTCACCCCTTGGGCGCGCAGTTCCTGGATCGTCTGCTCGGCGCCGGGGATCGGCTCGCAGTGGCCGTCGGCGACGAGTTTCTCGTAGGCGTCCTGGAAGGCGGTGTTCGCGCGTTGGGCGCGTTCCTCGTCTCCGTCGAGCAGGGCGCGGAAGACGACGATCTTGGACTGTCCCATCGTTTCGACGACGTAGTCGAGCATGCCGGGGAAGCGGCCGTCCTCTTCGGACACTCCGGCGGCGGCGATCGCGGCGGTGAAGGCGCGGATCACCAGACCGTCGTCGGCGACGGTGGTGCCTGCCATGTCCAGGACGACGAGTTCGGTGTTCACCAGGAGAGCTCCTCTGCGGTGTCTTCGGCGATGGCGGGGGAACAGGTCATCCCCCGGCCACCCGGTCCGGTGACGAGCCACGCGTTGTCCGCGACGCGGGCGCGATGCACGATCCGGGTGGTGTCGGTGGTCTGGGCGTAGACGCCCGCCCAACGGCGGGCGATGCGCGGGAGCGGCCGTCCGAGCAGCGCCCCGGCGACCTCGGCCAGGTGGTCGTACGGGTCTTCGGTGGTGTCGAACGAGAACGGCTCGTCGTATTCGTGGGTGTCGCCGATGGTCAGCGAGCCGTCGAGCCGCTGGACCATGAGCAACTGCATCTTGTGGGCCGCGGCGACTTCGCCCTGCGGCTGGCCCGCGTTGAGGCCGTCGAGCGCCTCGCCGCGGTACGCCGGGTAGTAGCGGAAGCTGTCCGCGTCGGCGACCGTGGTGGTGAGGGTTTCCCCGAGCGGCTCGGTCTGCGCCATCTGCAACCGCACCCGGCGGACCGGGGTCTGCCCGGCGAGTTCCTTGACCAGGCCACCGGTCCAGGCGCCGGTGCACAGCACCACGACGTCGCCTTCGTGGGTTTCACCCGCGTCGTCGACGACACCGCGATCGGTCAGGTCGCGGATCTCGCGGCCCGGCAGCCAGGTGTAACGGCCGGACTTCGCCAGCTCGGCGCGCAGGGCGGGCTGGGCGACGCGCGGTTCGACGGCGGCGTCGCGGTCGCACCAGAGCGCGCCGAGAAAGTCACCGCGCAGGGCCGGGTTCAGGTCCCGGGTCTCGGCGGCGTCGAGCAGCTTGAAGCCGCGGTCCTCCGTGCTCGCGGCCGCGGCCTCGGCGACGGCGAGTTCGGCTTCCGTGCGGACGACGGTGAGTGAGCCGTTCGGCCGGAAGCCGATCCCTTCGACCCGTTCCCCGATGCGCTCCCACAGCACTCGCGCCCGCGCGGCCGTCCCCAGTTCGGGGCCACTGGCGCGGCCGCCGACCCAGACCAGGCCGAAGTTGCGCACGGACGCGCCCCTGGCCTCGGGTTCCCGTTCGATCTGGACGACGTCGTGGCCGCGTTCGACGGCCTGCCAGGCGTGCTGGGTGCCGAGCACTCCGCCGCCGATGATGAGGATTCGCACACCGCAGACGCTCGCCTGCGCGCACCAACGCTCCGTGGCCCCCGCCCTAACCGCAGGTGAAGTGCCTTCGAAATGTGGACCAGACCTGTTATCTTCGCGTTATATTACTCCGCGTTTCGCCCTCTGGAAGCGGTCGTTGAATCCGCAAGTATCGCGTTCAGAGGGCCGAATGCGGCGGGTGGCTACTCCACGCGGCCCAGTCGGGTCTCGAAGGAGAGCCGGTCGCCGCGGAACAGCGACCGGACGCGCTCGAACGGGATACCGTCCGGCCCCCACGACGTCCGGTGCATCAGCAGCATCGGCAGGGCCGGGTTCGTCCCGATCAGCAGAGCCTCCCGGGGCGTGGCGAGCACGGTCTCGACCCGCTCTTCCGCTCCGTCGAAAACGACGCCGAGCCGTTCCCGCAAACAGGCGTAGAGCGACTGTGTGGGATCGAACACATCCATCAGCGTCGGGAATCGCGCGGCGGTGAGATAGGTCGATTCCAGCCCGACCCGCTCGTCGTCGGCGAGCAGCACCCGTTCGATGTGGATGACGTCGTCTTCGGGATCGATTTCCAGTTCCGAAGCCAGCGACGGGCCCGCTTCCCGGCGTTCCAAAGAGATCAGATTCCGGCCCGGCTGAATGCCCTGCCTCCTGAGTCCTTCGGTGTAACTCACCAAGGCGAGCGGCTGGACGAGCTTGGGGCCCGCGACGTACGTGCCGCTGCCCTGCCGCCTGCTCAGGCGCCCTTCGAGCACGAGTTCACCGACGGCCTGGCGGACCGTCGCACGGGAAACCTCGAATCGTTCGGACAGTTCTCTTTCGGTGGGAAGTACCGCTCCTTGCCCTAATTCCGAGATCACGTCGAGCAGATCGACTTTGACCGCGTAATAGCGGGGAATCCGGCCGTGCTCGGGAATTCCGTCCCGGACCGGGCCGTCGGCGGGTGGATGAAGTCTTGGCGAACGCGCTTTCACGATCCAGATCCTAGGCCCGTTTCCCCATGCCTGTACTGACCCGAACGAAGTGTTCATGCCACGCTCACACTGGTGGCCGAAAAGGGCACCTTCGGCAGGCGTTCAGCCTTCCGGCGGTTCCGGCGATCGCCGCTCCCGGAGTAGAGGCGTTGGGCGCTCCGGCCTACGCCATTCGTCGGCGACCAGGCGCGGACGTCCGTTAATCACCATCATCGGCCGAAAGATCCGAAGAAAGTTGGTTGTCCCGGAGTATGCCCACCTGCTGTAGTCAGTTGGCCGCAGTCAGTCTCCCTGCCTCCACTGTGGACAGCCGGAAGGAATGAACCCTTGGACATCAAGCGTCGGTTCAGCCTGCTCAAAAAGACCCTGATCGCCGTCGCGGCGGCCGGAACCCTGGCGGGTCTCGCCACCGCTCCACAAGCCGCGGCCGCCCAGCCGCCGTCCACCGACGTGGTCGGTGGTACCCGCGCCGCTCAGGGTGAATTCCCTTGGATGGTCAGGCTTTCCATGGGTTGCGGCGGTGCGCTGTACACCCCGCAGATCGTGCTGACGGCCGCGCACTGCGTGTCGCGGACCGGGGCCAACACGGGGATCACGGCCACCCTCGGCGTCGTGGACCTGCAGAGCACCGCGGCCAAGAAGGTCAAGTCGACCTACGTGTACCGGTCGCCGACCTACCCCACCTCCACCGGCGGTGACTGGGCCCTGATCAAGCTCGCCAGCCCGGTCAGCGGCATCCCGACCCTGCCGATCGCCACCACCACCGCCAACAACAGCGGCACGTTCACCGTCGCCGGCTGGGGCGCCGCGACCGAGGGCGGGGCGCAGCAGCGCTACCTGCTCAAGGCCAACGTCCCCTTCGTCTCCGACTCGACCTGCAAGGCGCAGGGCGGCAGCTACGCCGACCTGATCGACAGCGCCGAGATCTGCGCGGGCAACGTCAGCTCCGGCGGCGTCGACACCTGCCAGGGTGACTCGGGCGGCCCGATGTTCCGTCGCGACAGCGCCGGGGCCTGGATCCAGGTCGGCATCACCAGCTGGGGCGAAGGCTGCGCGCGGGCGCACGCTCCCGGCGTCTACACCGAGGTGAGCACCTTCGCGACCGCGATCAAGAACGCGGCCGCCGGTCTCTGATCTCTCGCACGGCATGCCCTGACTCGTGAGTGGTAAGGACGGTTCTAACCGTCCTTACCACTCACGAGTCTTTCAGCGGGTCTTGTCCAAACGCGACAGTGTCTCTTCGTACCCCGACACCAGTTCCGTGATCACGTCGGCGACCGGGCGCACCCGGTCCATCCGCCCGACGATCTGCCCCACCGGCATCGAGACCACGCTCGGATCGGCCGCGTGGTGGATCCGGTTGTGGGCGTGGGAGACCAGCAGGTTCTGCAGCGGCATCGGCAGCGGTTCGGGCGCGTCGGGCGCGGCCCATGCCTCGGTCCACCGCGTTTTGAGCAGCCGCGCCGGTTTTCCGGTGTAGATCCGCGTCCGGACGGTGTCGGACGAACCCGCCGCGACCAGCGCGCGCTGCATCGCCTCGGACTCCCCCATGGTCTGGAGGTATTCCTCGGTGGCGAGCCAGAAGGAGCCCATCCACACCCCGGACGCGCCCAGCGCGAGCGCCGCCGCGACCTGCCTGCCCGAGCCGATCCCGCCGGCGGCGAGCACCGGGACGCGGTCGCCGACGGCGTCCACCACCTCGGGCAGCAGGACCATCGACGCGATCTCGCCGGTGTGCCCGCCCGCCTCGTAGCCCTGCGCCACCACGATGTCGACGCCGTTGTCGACATGCCGCACGGCGTGTTCGGCCTTGCCCGCCAAGGCCGCGACCGGCACGCCCTTCGCGTGGCACTGCTCGATGACGTCCACCGGCGGTGACCCCAGCGCGTTGGCGATCAGCCGGATGGGGTGTTTCAGCGCGACCTCGACATGGGACCGGGCGACCGAATGCAGCCAGCCCAGCACTCCCGCGCGTTCGTCGGTGTCGTCCGGCAACGGCGGCACCGCGAGATCGCGCAGCGTCCGCTCCACGAAGTCGCGATGCCCCTGCGGGATGTGTTTCGCGAGATCGATCGACGTCCCCTCGGCCGGGACCTTCGCGGGCATCACGATGTCGACGCCGTAGGGCTTCCCACCGGTGTTCTCGTCCATCCAGGACAGGACGGCGTCGAGCTCGGCGGCGTCGTTGAACCGCACGCAGCCCAGCACGCCGAGACCGCCCGCCCGGCTGATCGCCGCGGCGACGTGCTCGGACGGGGTGAACCCGACGATCGGCAGGTCGATCCCGAGCCGGTCGCACAGAGACGTCCGCATGTAACTCCTTACGCCGGTTGGATGCTGATGGGCTCGTGCTCGGCGGCGTAGCGCTCCGCCCAGGGATAGTCCGGTTTCCCGCTGGGTGACCGTCCGATCTCCTCGGCGAGCCAAAGACTGCGCGGCACCTTGTAGCCGGCGATCTCGGTCCGCACGTGTGCTTCGAGCGCGGCGAAATCGAGCTCCTTGCCGGAGCGCGGCTGGATCACCGCGGCCACCCGCTGGCCGAGCCGGTCGTCGGGGATGCCGATGACGAGCGCGTCGAAGACGTCGGGATGCGACTTGAGCGCGCCCTCGACCTCCTCCGGGTACACCTTTTCGCCACCGGTGTTCACGCACTGCGATCCTCGGCCGAGCAGGGTCACCGTGAGGTCGTCCTCGTAGCGCGCGTAGTCACCCGGGACGACATACCGCTTGCCGTCGACCTCCACGAAGATCTTCTCGGTCTTCGCGGGATCCTTGTAGTACCCGAGCGGGACATGCCCGCGCCGGGCGATCAGGCCGATCGCACCCGGTTTCGGCTCGACGAGCGCGCCGTCGTCGTCCACCAGGATCGCGTCCTTGCCGAAGTTGACCCGGGGGCCGGCGGAATGATCGCTGTCCTTGCTGACCATGCCGATGCCGGTGAACCCGCTTTCGGACGATCCGATCGCGTCGGTGATCACCACATGCGGGAGCAGCGACAGGAATTCCTG is from Amycolatopsis lurida and encodes:
- a CDS encoding phosphonatase-like hydrolase is translated as MVNTELVVLDMAGTTVADDGLVIRAFTAAIAAAGVSEEDGRFPGMLDYVVETMGQSKIVVFRALLDGDEERAQRANTAFQDAYEKLVADGHCEPIPGAEQTIQELRAQGVKVALTTGFAPATQNAILDALGWHGLADAVLAPGERVRGRPFPDLVLAAALRLEIADVRRIAVAGDTPSDVQTGLRSGASIVAGVLTGSAKKPELEAAGATHVLESVRDLPTLLS
- a CDS encoding TIGR03364 family FAD-dependent oxidoreductase, with the translated sequence MRILIIGGGVLGTQHAWQAVERGHDVVQIEREPEARGASVRNFGLVWVGGRASGPELGTAARARVLWERIGERVEGIGFRPNGSLTVVRTEAELAVAEAAAASTEDRGFKLLDAAETRDLNPALRGDFLGALWCDRDAAVEPRVAQPALRAELAKSGRYTWLPGREIRDLTDRGVVDDAGETHEGDVVVLCTGAWTGGLVKELAGQTPVRRVRLQMAQTEPLGETLTTTVADADSFRYYPAYRGEALDGLNAGQPQGEVAAAHKMQLLMVQRLDGSLTIGDTHEYDEPFSFDTTEDPYDHLAEVAGALLGRPLPRIARRWAGVYAQTTDTTRIVHRARVADNAWLVTGPGGRGMTCSPAIAEDTAEELSW
- a CDS encoding GntR family transcriptional regulator, which produces MKARSPRLHPPADGPVRDGIPEHGRIPRYYAVKVDLLDVISELGQGAVLPTERELSERFEVSRATVRQAVGELVLEGRLSRRQGSGTYVAGPKLVQPLALVSYTEGLRRQGIQPGRNLISLERREAGPSLASELEIDPEDDVIHIERVLLADDERVGLESTYLTAARFPTLMDVFDPTQSLYACLRERLGVVFDGAEERVETVLATPREALLIGTNPALPMLLMHRTSWGPDGIPFERVRSLFRGDRLSFETRLGRVE
- a CDS encoding S1 family peptidase, which gives rise to MDIKRRFSLLKKTLIAVAAAGTLAGLATAPQAAAAQPPSTDVVGGTRAAQGEFPWMVRLSMGCGGALYTPQIVLTAAHCVSRTGANTGITATLGVVDLQSTAAKKVKSTYVYRSPTYPTSTGGDWALIKLASPVSGIPTLPIATTTANNSGTFTVAGWGAATEGGAQQRYLLKANVPFVSDSTCKAQGGSYADLIDSAEICAGNVSSGGVDTCQGDSGGPMFRRDSAGAWIQVGITSWGEGCARAHAPGVYTEVSTFATAIKNAAAGL
- a CDS encoding NAD(P)H-dependent flavin oxidoreductase — translated: MRTSLCDRLGIDLPIVGFTPSEHVAAAISRAGGLGVLGCVRFNDAAELDAVLSWMDENTGGKPYGVDIVMPAKVPAEGTSIDLAKHIPQGHRDFVERTLRDLAVPPLPDDTDERAGVLGWLHSVARSHVEVALKHPIRLIANALGSPPVDVIEQCHAKGVPVAALAGKAEHAVRHVDNGVDIVVAQGYEAGGHTGEIASMVLLPEVVDAVGDRVPVLAAGGIGSGRQVAAALALGASGVWMGSFWLATEEYLQTMGESEAMQRALVAAGSSDTVRTRIYTGKPARLLKTRWTEAWAAPDAPEPLPMPLQNLLVSHAHNRIHHAADPSVVSMPVGQIVGRMDRVRPVADVITELVSGYEETLSRLDKTR